In Triticum aestivum cultivar Chinese Spring chromosome 5B, IWGSC CS RefSeq v2.1, whole genome shotgun sequence, the following proteins share a genomic window:
- the LOC123116784 gene encoding probable cytokinin riboside 5'-monophosphate phosphoribohydrolase LOGL9: MTPRSCPVDQRVNCGKRNTCTPPVGSVPSITNSRSLALPCHDIYPSTPATSSPQSTRESARHRPVRTAVGNQGVMQGGGGGMEETAAAKNRSGGVGEGAVVEVEVEEGPRFRRVCVFCGSSSGKRSSYRDAAVELGRELVARGMGLVYGGGSLGLMGEVSESVHKAGGHVIGVIPTALMGKEITGETVGEVVAVSGMHERKAAMARNADAFIALPGGYGTLDELLEVITWAQLGIHTKPVGLLNVEGYYDFLLAFIDKAVDDGFIRPAHLHIFVSASDARDLVRKLEEYVAVEEDDPAAPKLRWEIGKVGYNATPADRSTLN; this comes from the exons ATGACCCCGCGATCATGCCCGGTCGATCAGAGAGTTAACTGTGGTAAAAGAAACACTTGTACTCCTCCAGTTGGTAGTGTGCCATCCATCACGAACTCCCGTTCCCTTGCGCTCCCATGCCATGATATATACCCATCGACACCCGCCACCAGCAGTCCACAGTCCACACGGGAGAGCGCACGACACCGCCCGGTACGTACGGCAGTCGGCAACCAAGGAGTCatgcagggcggcggcggagggatggaGGAGACAGCGGCGGCCAAGAACCGCAGCGGCGGTGTTGGTGAGGGCGCcgtcgtggaggtggaggtggaggaggggcCTCGGTTCCGGCGGGTGTGCGTGTTCTGCGGGAGCAGCTCCGGGAAGCGCAGCAGCTACCGCGACGCCGCCGTCGAGCTGGGCAGGGAGCTG GTTGCTCGTGGGATGGGTCTGGTGTACGGCGGGGGCAGCCTGGGGCTCATGGGGGAGGTCTCCGAGTCCGTCCACAAGGCCGGCGGCCACGTCATCGG CGTCATACCCACCGCTCTCATGGGCAAGGAG ATCACCGGGGAGACggtgggggaggtggtggcggtgtcGGGGATGCACGAGCGGAAGGCGGCCATGGCGCGCAAcgccgacgccttcatcgcgcTGCCCGGCGGCTACGGCACCCTGGACGAGCTGCTGGAGGTCATCACCTGGGCGCAGCTCGGCATCCACACCAAGCCA GTGGGGCTGCTGAACGTGGAGGGGTACTACGACTTCCTGCTGGCCTTCATcgacaaggcggtggacgacggcttcATCCGGCCCGCCCACCTTCACATCTTCGTCAGCGCGTCCGACGCCAGGGACCTCGTCCGCAAGCTCGAG GAGTACGTGGCGGTGGAGGAAGACGACCCGGCGGCGCCCAAGCTGCGGTGGGAGATCGGGAAGGTCGGCTACAACGCCACGCCCGCTGATCGATCTACACTTAATTAA